A single window of Pseudanabaenaceae cyanobacterium SKYG29 DNA harbors:
- a CDS encoding phycobiliprotein lyase yields MFQPPKTMMDFFRYSQGVWYTQRSVHHFDLVADQSGESLLYVEVLEAEDERCQAVCAQQGVDPQLAAGGASFMWQEHGKEETPDPEKAAILVDIPQGAHQGKLLRNQGYVEKIPVVSRYWFGEDGILTIETEYETNQGQERCWFLTEDFRVRAITVRLLGGIYMMTYCSERRLPQVKDLQAMVNAHSLT; encoded by the coding sequence ATGTTCCAGCCACCCAAAACCATGATGGATTTTTTCCGTTACAGCCAGGGGGTATGGTATACCCAAAGGTCTGTACATCACTTTGACCTGGTTGCTGATCAGTCAGGGGAATCTCTCCTCTACGTGGAGGTGCTGGAAGCTGAGGATGAGCGCTGTCAGGCGGTGTGTGCCCAACAGGGGGTTGACCCCCAGTTAGCGGCGGGGGGCGCTAGTTTCATGTGGCAAGAACACGGCAAAGAAGAGACTCCTGACCCAGAGAAGGCAGCCATTTTAGTGGATATTCCCCAGGGAGCACATCAGGGCAAGCTCCTGCGCAATCAGGGCTATGTGGAAAAAATTCCCGTTGTCAGTCGTTACTGGTTCGGCGAAGATGGCATTTTGACGATCGAGACGGAATACGAAACCAACCAGGGACAGGAGCGGTGCTGGTTTTTGACAGAGGACTTTCGCGTGCGGGCCATCACTGTAAGGCTGCTGGGGGGGATATACATGATGACCTACTGTTCCGAACGCCGTCTGCCCCAGGTCAAGGATTTACAGGCTATGGTAAACGCCCATTCCCTCACTTAG
- a CDS encoding DUF3352 domain-containing protein, with protein MSERRSNLLIPISLLLVAGAGGYGAYYFYQQQQGARLDTVAEHVKFVPPTAVAGLAVSANLGHWQSLERFQTQELQEAFADVPKNFLSSDLDIDFARDIQPWLGAVFVGILPPPGQQALHPTVVFTQDQSSPSVGITGSFIVVMGVRNRNKAEKFLQEKVIAKLQQPPQKAEYKGSKLFITTDGVWAFADRYLLFANDRQSLEEGIDTYQGGKSFTLPPIELSLNRPLLHFYIPDLKRAIALAAKTTPQTIPQPFLERIEEQAKAMVIGLGVEDTGLRLQAVTQLGTKAPKFQPAPGKVIAHFPADTYFLFSGINFKQAWQNLLEQAKTEKTQQEAIDEIRQGVKDNLNLDLDKDIIAWMDGEFALGVIPSEEGILKQTRSGLVAVIQTSDRKTAETTLKRVDELTQELGFPVKVTSQEINGVQVQEWTSPFTPGSILAYGWHQPDSLFVAMGPLAKVMTQKPSPSLADSAAFKAIAGQLDSQNQGYLYLNLAKLWSIYAQDVISRVPPTEAKQTQAVMNSINGMAVAYSQPSSEQAKLELFLSLRTK; from the coding sequence ATGTCTGAGCGGCGGAGCAATCTCCTAATCCCGATCAGCTTACTGCTGGTGGCGGGGGCAGGGGGTTACGGAGCCTATTACTTCTACCAACAGCAGCAGGGGGCAAGGCTAGACACAGTCGCAGAGCATGTAAAATTTGTGCCGCCGACAGCAGTGGCAGGACTGGCAGTCTCAGCTAACTTGGGTCATTGGCAGTCCCTAGAGCGGTTCCAAACCCAGGAATTGCAGGAAGCCTTTGCCGATGTACCCAAAAATTTTCTCTCCTCTGACCTAGATATTGACTTTGCCCGTGACATTCAACCTTGGCTAGGGGCTGTATTTGTAGGCATTTTGCCTCCCCCTGGGCAACAAGCCCTGCATCCTACTGTTGTGTTCACCCAAGACCAGAGTTCTCCCTCAGTGGGAATTACGGGGTCATTTATTGTTGTCATGGGGGTTAGGAATCGCAACAAAGCCGAGAAATTCCTGCAGGAGAAAGTCATTGCCAAGCTGCAACAGCCCCCCCAGAAGGCAGAATACAAGGGGAGCAAGCTATTCATCACCACGGATGGAGTATGGGCGTTTGCCGATCGTTATTTGTTGTTTGCTAATGACCGCCAGAGCCTAGAGGAGGGAATTGATACCTACCAGGGGGGGAAAAGTTTTACCCTACCGCCGATCGAACTTTCCCTCAACCGCCCCCTCCTGCACTTTTATATTCCCGACCTGAAAAGAGCTATAGCCCTAGCGGCCAAAACCACTCCTCAAACCATACCCCAACCGTTTCTGGAGAGAATAGAGGAACAGGCAAAGGCAATGGTCATCGGCTTGGGTGTAGAGGATACAGGTTTACGGCTGCAAGCAGTCACGCAGCTGGGAACAAAAGCGCCCAAATTCCAGCCCGCTCCTGGTAAAGTCATTGCCCATTTCCCTGCTGATACCTATTTTCTGTTTAGTGGTATCAATTTCAAGCAGGCTTGGCAGAACCTCCTAGAGCAGGCAAAGACGGAGAAAACCCAGCAGGAAGCAATCGATGAAATTCGTCAGGGAGTCAAGGACAACCTCAACCTCGACCTGGACAAGGACATTATCGCCTGGATGGATGGGGAGTTTGCCCTAGGAGTCATTCCTTCCGAGGAAGGTATCCTCAAACAAACCCGATCGGGTCTCGTGGCAGTGATCCAAACCTCCGACCGCAAAACCGCGGAAACAACCCTCAAGCGAGTAGATGAACTAACCCAAGAGTTGGGGTTCCCTGTCAAGGTTACTTCCCAGGAAATTAACGGCGTACAAGTACAGGAGTGGACATCCCCCTTTACCCCTGGCAGTATCCTTGCCTACGGCTGGCATCAACCGGACAGCTTGTTTGTGGCGATGGGCCCCCTAGCCAAAGTGATGACACAAAAACCATCCCCTTCCCTGGCCGACAGTGCTGCCTTCAAAGCCATTGCTGGCCAGTTGGACAGTCAGAATCAGGGTTATCTTTATCTCAACTTAGCCAAACTCTGGTCGATCTATGCCCAGGATGTGATTAGTCGTGTGCCGCCTACAGAGGCGAAACAGACACAAGCAGTTATGAACAGCATCAACGGTATGGCAGTAGCCTATTCCCAACCCAGCAGTGAACAGGCAAAGCTGGAATTATTCCTATCCCTGCGCACTAAGTGA
- a CDS encoding DNA-directed RNA polymerase subunit beta'' yields the protein MEKQPKLPKFINHIVGKKDLRNLIAYAFTEFGTARSAEMADQLKNLGFRYATQSGISISVEDLEVPPVKRRLLAEAEAKIEQTKQRYVRGEITEVERFQKVIDTWNMTNEELKNQLMENFKVNNPLNSVYMMSISGARGNVSQVRQLVGMRGLMANPNGEIIDLPIKANFREGLTVTEYIISSYGARKGLVDTALRTADSGYLTRRLVDVSQDVIIREVDCGTIRGIPLRAMRDGDRVVVKLADRLFGRVLARDVLDPTQGEVEITLPITAADNRKWAIPGRLLDREEALTIFPPEDETEELRTDPNTGVQKREKFWVLTAATSLKLAERFTTVPARAIIPGAHRNCDVNDELSKKIDKKGVEEVIVRSALTCDATRSVCQHCYGWSLAHNRLVDVGEAVGIIAAQSIGEPGTQLTMRTFHTGGAVMGEVAQQKSAPFDGTVKLPKKLKLRPTRTRHGDDAFIVEDKGETEVIIAGKDQEDRFTVVQGSLLFVKDGEKVKKDTLIAEIPVAGRSARKTVEKATKDLTTDVAGEVYFDRLIPEEKKDRQGNTSYVAAQGGLLWVLAGEVYNLPPGAEPIVQNDDRVEVNSVLTVTNFISEHGGIVRLNPSVHKNVLEVEIITASVVLDQSRIVEEHFQGQRHYILETPSGQRFSLMATPGTKVSNNQVIAELIDDTYKTKSGGIIKYAGIEVARRGRSLKQGFEVVKGGTILWIPEEAQDVNKDISLLLVEDGQYVEAGTEIVKDIFCQTSGLLEVKQRDDILREIVIKPGDFYIVDDPLTAEQKHEMLAYPGTEVMPGIVAQDLRYVEFVETPEGPGLLLRPVEEFHVPDAPDVPSQESSQKSGHSIGLRAVQRITYRDGERVKSIEGVELLRTQLVLEIDSNAPQLGADIEFDDTDPDNLRLRLVILESLAIRQEDPEEEALENTTKTRLLVKDGDYIEAKAIVARSEILARQAGTVRGIKKEGELIRRLLIMPDNASLAIPCKNPQVQVGDLVRSGDPIGSKTVTPESGQVIAVEADRVILRKGRPYLISPGAVLQVQHGDLVQRGDNLALLVFERAKTGDIIQGLPRIEELLEARKPKEMCILAQRGGRVEMIYDGEEVTAIRILEPDGLFTDYPIGVGQSIVVVDGEEVKPATRLTDGPANPHDILEIFFAVYKEDPQIIALAQKKLNELEDFFTDREPAAIETALKCLINYEAARESFQRVQEFLVNEVQSVYQSQGVDIADKHIEIVVRQMTSKVRIEEGGETTRLQGELIDLNQVQQINEAMIIANRAPAEYTPVLMGITKASLNTDSFISAASFQETTRVLTEAAIEGKSDWLRGLKENVIIGRLIPAGTGFNAYENNSEEPHRDPAILLEEVGDDVVIDDTTARNYSLDRFPEELVDDNSKFDDEEEDEYV from the coding sequence ATGGAAAAACAGCCCAAACTGCCCAAGTTTATCAATCACATTGTTGGTAAGAAAGACCTGCGCAATCTCATTGCCTATGCCTTTACAGAATTTGGCACTGCCCGATCGGCAGAAATGGCAGACCAGCTCAAGAATTTGGGGTTCCGCTATGCTACTCAGTCGGGGATTTCCATCAGTGTAGAAGACTTGGAAGTACCCCCTGTCAAACGGCGCTTGTTAGCAGAAGCAGAGGCAAAAATTGAACAGACCAAACAGCGCTATGTGAGAGGGGAGATTACAGAAGTAGAGCGCTTCCAAAAGGTGATTGACACCTGGAACATGACCAATGAAGAGCTGAAAAACCAGTTGATGGAAAATTTCAAGGTCAACAATCCCCTCAACTCTGTTTACATGATGTCTATATCGGGGGCGCGGGGGAATGTGTCCCAGGTGCGGCAATTGGTGGGGATGCGGGGCTTGATGGCTAACCCCAACGGCGAAATCATCGACTTGCCCATTAAGGCGAACTTCCGCGAGGGTCTGACAGTCACAGAATACATTATTTCTTCCTACGGTGCGCGCAAAGGTTTGGTGGATACAGCCCTGCGGACGGCTGACTCTGGTTATTTGACTAGACGTTTAGTCGATGTCTCTCAGGATGTGATTATCCGCGAAGTAGACTGCGGTACAATTCGGGGCATTCCCCTGCGAGCAATGCGGGATGGCGATCGTGTAGTGGTGAAGTTAGCCGATCGTCTATTTGGGCGAGTGCTAGCGCGGGATGTCCTGGACCCCACCCAAGGGGAAGTGGAAATTACTCTACCCATTACTGCCGCTGACAATAGGAAGTGGGCGATACCAGGGCGGTTACTCGATCGGGAAGAAGCCCTCACCATTTTTCCGCCGGAAGACGAAACGGAAGAACTACGCACTGACCCCAACACAGGCGTACAGAAACGGGAGAAGTTTTGGGTACTGACCGCTGCCACATCCCTCAAATTGGCAGAAAGATTTACTACTGTACCAGCGCGGGCTATCATTCCTGGCGCTCACCGCAACTGCGATGTCAATGACGAACTCTCTAAAAAAATTGACAAAAAAGGGGTAGAGGAAGTAATTGTGCGCTCGGCACTCACCTGTGATGCTACCCGATCGGTTTGTCAGCACTGTTACGGTTGGAGTTTAGCCCACAATCGGCTAGTGGACGTGGGAGAAGCGGTGGGAATTATTGCCGCCCAGTCCATTGGTGAACCTGGCACCCAGTTGACCATGCGCACCTTCCACACTGGGGGAGCAGTGATGGGGGAAGTAGCACAGCAGAAATCTGCCCCCTTCGATGGCACAGTTAAACTGCCCAAAAAACTCAAACTCCGTCCCACCCGTACCCGTCACGGTGACGATGCCTTCATCGTAGAAGACAAGGGGGAAACGGAAGTAATCATTGCTGGTAAAGACCAGGAAGACCGCTTCACCGTCGTGCAAGGTTCTCTTTTGTTTGTTAAAGATGGGGAGAAGGTGAAAAAAGATACCCTAATTGCAGAAATCCCCGTTGCCGGCAGATCAGCCCGCAAGACTGTGGAAAAAGCCACCAAGGACCTGACAACAGATGTAGCGGGAGAAGTCTATTTCGATCGTCTCATTCCTGAAGAAAAGAAAGACCGCCAGGGCAATACCAGCTATGTAGCAGCCCAGGGTGGCTTGTTGTGGGTATTAGCGGGAGAGGTGTACAACTTACCCCCAGGGGCAGAACCGATTGTGCAAAATGACGATCGGGTAGAGGTAAACAGTGTCCTGACAGTGACTAACTTTATTTCCGAGCACGGCGGGATTGTGCGGCTCAACCCCTCGGTGCATAAAAATGTCTTGGAAGTAGAGATCATCACTGCTTCTGTAGTTTTGGATCAATCCCGTATTGTGGAAGAACATTTCCAGGGACAGCGGCACTATATCCTGGAAACCCCCAGTGGCCAAAGGTTCTCCCTCATGGCGACCCCAGGCACAAAGGTATCCAACAATCAGGTGATTGCCGAACTGATCGACGACACCTACAAGACCAAGAGCGGTGGCATCATCAAATATGCGGGCATTGAGGTGGCACGGCGGGGGCGCAGCCTCAAGCAAGGGTTTGAGGTGGTTAAGGGAGGTACAATTCTGTGGATTCCGGAAGAAGCCCAAGATGTCAATAAAGACATTTCCCTGCTGCTAGTGGAAGACGGACAATACGTGGAAGCAGGCACAGAGATTGTCAAAGACATCTTCTGTCAAACCAGCGGTCTTTTGGAAGTTAAACAAAGGGATGACATTTTGCGGGAGATCGTCATCAAACCGGGGGATTTTTACATTGTCGATGACCCCCTCACAGCGGAACAAAAGCATGAAATGCTAGCCTATCCTGGCACGGAGGTCATGCCTGGTATCGTCGCCCAGGACTTGCGCTACGTGGAATTTGTAGAAACTCCCGAAGGACCGGGCTTGTTGTTACGACCTGTCGAAGAGTTCCATGTCCCCGATGCTCCTGATGTTCCCAGTCAAGAATCTAGCCAAAAGTCGGGTCACTCCATTGGTCTGCGGGCAGTGCAGCGCATCACCTACCGCGACGGCGAACGGGTGAAATCGATCGAGGGGGTGGAATTATTACGCACACAACTGGTGTTAGAAATTGACAGCAATGCACCCCAACTAGGTGCGGATATTGAATTTGACGACACTGATCCCGATAACCTGCGACTACGACTGGTGATTTTGGAATCCCTGGCCATCCGCCAGGAAGACCCAGAGGAAGAAGCCCTGGAAAACACTACCAAAACCCGCCTCCTGGTCAAAGACGGGGATTACATCGAAGCCAAAGCTATAGTTGCTCGGTCAGAAATTCTCGCCCGCCAGGCAGGGACAGTGCGGGGGATCAAGAAGGAAGGGGAGTTAATTCGGCGGTTGTTGATTATGCCGGATAATGCCAGTTTGGCCATTCCCTGTAAGAACCCCCAAGTCCAGGTGGGCGACTTGGTACGCTCTGGTGACCCTATTGGCTCTAAAACCGTCACCCCCGAATCAGGTCAGGTGATTGCGGTAGAAGCCGATCGCGTTATCCTGCGCAAGGGTAGACCCTATCTCATCTCCCCTGGGGCGGTACTGCAGGTGCAACATGGGGATTTGGTGCAACGGGGGGACAATCTGGCTCTCCTGGTGTTCGAGCGGGCAAAAACGGGGGACATCATCCAGGGTTTACCCCGCATTGAAGAGTTACTGGAAGCCCGTAAACCCAAGGAAATGTGCATATTGGCACAGCGGGGTGGCAGAGTGGAGATGATCTATGACGGGGAAGAGGTAACTGCCATTCGCATCCTGGAACCCGATGGTCTGTTTACCGACTACCCGATCGGTGTGGGGCAGAGCATTGTGGTGGTAGATGGCGAAGAAGTGAAACCCGCTACCAGATTGACGGATGGTCCTGCTAATCCCCACGATATTCTGGAAATTTTCTTTGCTGTCTATAAAGAAGACCCCCAGATCATTGCCCTGGCGCAGAAAAAACTCAATGAACTGGAGGACTTTTTCACCGACCGCGAACCAGCAGCGATCGAGACCGCCCTCAAATGCTTGATCAACTACGAGGCAGCACGGGAGAGCTTCCAGCGCGTGCAGGAATTTCTCGTCAATGAAGTCCAGTCAGTGTATCAGTCCCAGGGGGTAGACATTGCCGACAAGCATATTGAAATCGTGGTACGGCAGATGACCTCTAAGGTTAGGATTGAAGAGGGGGGAGAGACCACGCGCCTGCAGGGAGAACTGATTGACCTCAATCAGGTGCAGCAGATCAACGAAGCCATGATCATCGCCAACCGCGCCCCCGCCGAGTATACCCCTGTTTTGATGGGGATTACCAAAGCCAGCTTGAATACCGATAGCTTTATTTCTGCCGCCAGTTTCCAAGAAACGACCAGGGTCTTAACGGAAGCAGCGATCGAGGGCAAATCCGACTGGCTACGGGGCTTAAAGGAAAACGTGATTATCGGGCGCTTAATTCCCGCGGGTACAGGCTTTAATGCCTATGAAAACAACAGCGAAGAACCCCACCGCGATCCTGCTATCCTCCTAGAGGAGGTAGGGGATGATGTAGTCATTGACGATACCACTGCCCGTAACTATTCCCTCGATCGCTTCCCAGAGGAGCTGGTGGACGACAATTCTAAATTCGACGACGAAGAGGAGGACGAGTATGTCTGA
- a CDS encoding Uma2 family endonuclease yields the protein MTTIRKVADTSMTLAEFLEYEDETDYLYELENGKLVRVPTESQLNHQIAIFLLVTFVRLGISEKLLGLKTEIIVSSKTVRIPDLVLISPVLYERVRGNKRYLITLDMPPPELVVEVVSPSSVKQDYEDKPAEYSARGIPEYWIVDPLAQKVTVWQWQNNCYKEAIYTGEEQILSSWLGEFSLTARVLLQGGSP from the coding sequence ATGACCACGATACGTAAGGTTGCCGATACATCCATGACCTTAGCTGAGTTCTTGGAGTATGAAGATGAAACTGACTACCTGTACGAATTAGAGAATGGGAAACTAGTTAGGGTGCCAACAGAAAGTCAACTCAATCACCAGATTGCCATATTTTTGTTAGTGACATTTGTGCGTCTTGGTATTTCTGAGAAACTGCTAGGACTTAAGACTGAAATCATCGTTTCCAGCAAGACCGTCCGCATACCTGATTTGGTGCTCATCTCACCAGTTCTGTACGAACGAGTGCGGGGGAATAAGCGTTATCTCATCACCCTGGATATGCCACCCCCGGAATTGGTAGTAGAAGTAGTCAGTCCCAGCAGCGTCAAACAGGACTATGAGGATAAACCCGCAGAGTACAGTGCTAGAGGCATTCCTGAATATTGGATTGTTGATCCCCTGGCACAGAAGGTGACGGTGTGGCAATGGCAAAACAATTGTTACAAGGAAGCAATTTATACAGGGGAGGAGCAAATTTTGTCGTCGTGGTTGGGCGAGTTCTCTTTAACTGCCCGCGTTTTGTTACAAGGGGGTAGTCCCTAG